The genomic interval CATCACACATCACACATGCCAGGGTGGTTAGTAAGAGTAAACCTGTCAAGATAATTACAGAGGGATGTTCCCTCTATTGCTATCGCTAGCTAGCGCAGATCATAACTGATCTCAGTCTGAAAGCAGAGCCACTGgtattcaatttcaattcacttcaattttatttatatagcgccaaatcacaacaaactgtcgcctcaaggcgctttgtattgtgggtaaagaccctacaataatacagagaaaacccaacagtcaaaacgaccccctaagagcagcacttggtgacagtgggaaagaaaaagtccctttttaacaggaagaaacctccagcagaaccaggctcagggagggggggtcatctactgtgaccggttgggctgaggggagagaaaagacatgctgtggaagagagccagagattaatatcaattaatgattaaatgcagagtggagtataaacaaagtaaataaggtgaatgagaagaaacagtgcattatgtgaaccccccagcagcctaggcctatagcagcataactaagggatggttcagggtcacctgatccagccctaactataagctttatcataaaagaaagttttaagcctaatcttaaaaatagagagggtgtctgtctcctgaatccaagctggaagctggttccacagaagaggcgcctgaaataATATCAATTCAaggccaccactccagtctcccctaggccaccactccacaTCCCCCATTTgtggacgtcaggccctcataccatcgtcatggagtcagtttctaactgtttgtgcagacacatgcacatttgtggcctgctggaggtcattttgcagggctctggcagtgctcctcctgttcctccttgcacaaaggaggaggtagcggtcctgctgctgggtttttgccctcctacggcctcctccacgtctcctggtgtactggcctgtctcctggtagctcatccagcctctggacactacgctgacagacacagcaaaccttcttgccacagcttgcattgatgtgccatcctggatgagctgcactacctgagccgcttgtgtgggttgtgtgggtactgagaagtggtctgtggtccccacctgcagaaccactcctttattgagtgtgtcttgctaattgccaataatttccacctgttgtctattccgtttgcacaacagcatgtgaaattgattttcaatcagtgttgcttcctaagtggacagtttgatttcacagaagtttgatttacttggagttatattgtgttttttaagtgttccctttatttttttgagcagtgtatgttcCCTGGTGTAGGGCTGTTGGTCAAACACCTTCCACCTCCACGCAGAGAAATtacgaatacgaatacctttattagtcccacaatggggaaattacagtaaacagaacacccatccaagaaatacaaacacagagacaaacacaaaaaggggggacaggtgtctgaggtcatgcagccgttttaccggagctacctttagcaggaaaacagaaagagatacactgggattggtaggttaaaaaaaaatcatctcgcaCTGTGTTCATTATAAATACCTTacaaggttccaaaaaaacacgaGTCCCAGATTAATTAATGAGTGTGACAGGCTGTGTTGAGAAATAGAGGAAGGTCATCATGTTGCAGACTGAAAAAGGTTGCTGGGAGGGAGGATATAAATCAGCTTTATGAGAAACTGTTCTGATCAGAGCTGCAGGAACTGCAGCTGCCTGATGATGGAGATACAGAAAGGAGCTGAGCTCTGTTTTCCACAACTCCTCAACAGTTCCTGCAGGAAGCCGACATTTCACTGGTCCAAAGCTGTGCTCCTGAACATTGTGCTGTCCTTCATCTCTCTGATCACTGCTGCTCTCAACCTGCTGGTCATCATCTCAGTCTCCCACTTCAGGCAGAGATTAACTTTTCAACTGAAACTATAGTTTGAGTTTTTGATATGTGAAAACTTCAACTTACATAATTTGATTTAGTGATGGAAGAATAAGTGTGTTCATTTGGTTAGAGTAAATTGTGCTTAAATCATGgaacattttcactgaaaatgttttcaaataatTATTGTGTAAAACATTATTTTCTGTCTCCCTGCAGGCAGCTTCATACACCCAgtaacatcctcctcctctctctggctgtctcagACTTTCTTGTGGGTCTCCTCTTGATACCATTAGAAATCATTCGAAACACAGCCTGCTGGGTACTTGGTGATTTTATGTGTTCTATTTATTATAATCTGGTTGCAAGTGTTTTCTGTGCTTCAATAGGGAACATAGTTCTCATATCAGTTGACCGCTATGTGGCTATTTGTGACCCTCTGCATTACCCCACCAGAATCACTGTGGTGAGAGTAAAAatcagtgtttgtctgtgttggttttGTTCAACCTTCGCCAGCAGTCTTTATACAAAGGACATGCTGATTGAACCAGGCAGGTATAATTCCTGCTATGGAGAGTGCATGTTTTTCACCAGTGATACTGCAGGGATTGTCGACcttgttttaacatttattgttccagtttctgtcatcatagttctgtatatgagagtgtttgtggtggctgtgtctcaggctcgtgccatgcgctctcatgttacagctgtcacacttcagcgttcactgaatcaaacaaacagatctgagctgaaagcagccaggacTCTTGGGGTTCTTGTAGTTGTTTATCTGGCAAGTTTCTGTCCATATTACTGCTACTCTCTGGTTGAAGGAAATGTGGTTAATTATTCATCTCTATATTTTCTCACCatgctcttttattttaactcTTGTTTAAACCCTTTGATCTATGCCCTGTTTTACCCCTGGTTCAGAAATGCTGTT from Archocentrus centrarchus isolate MPI-CPG fArcCen1 chromosome 21, fArcCen1, whole genome shotgun sequence carries:
- the LOC115800076 gene encoding trace amine-associated receptor 13c-like, whose protein sequence is MMEIQKGAELCFPQLLNSSCRKPTFHWSKAVLLNIVLSFISLITAALNLLVIISVSHFRQLHTPSNILLLSLAVSDFLVGLLLIPLEIIRNTACWVLGDFMCSIYYNLVASVFCASIGNIVLISVDRYVAICDPLHYPTRITVVRVKISVCLCWFCSTFASSLYTKDMLIEPGRYNSCYGECMFFTSDTAGIVDLVLTFIVPVSVIIVLYMRVFVVAVSQARAMRSHVTAVTLQRSLNQTNRSELKAARTLGVLVVVYLASFCPYYCYSLVEGNVVNYSSLYFLTMLFYFNSCLNPLIYALFYPWFRNAVKLIITLQIFKYDTSEANIL